AACCATTCAAATAAGAAAATCAGGCACATACAGCTATTAAAATGGAAGCTTTGCATAGTGAAATCTTTATACAAATGCACACTCTCAGGTTCCAATAGAGACGcagaacaaacacattcagtgttGGCCTCTTGCACTCTGGCTGGAGCTTCATAAAGTCACATtatgtgacctttgacctcccgTGTACATTCTATCTACCTCTACCCTTCAGGATTAGCCTGTCTGAGGTAAAAgttgtgtgtctgcacacagGTCTATGGTCAGATAGCCCAACCATCAGCACTAATCCTGACAGTCAGCCTGATGTATGAACATCTGACCACAGACCCTTTGATGTAAACTGTGATGTCCTTCGTCTGCAGGTTGCAGTTGCACTGCTCAGCTGCACAGATCTGACCACATGTGGAAaagtgtgttaaatgaaatgtaaaaccaCGTCAATATGACATAGCTCTATGTCTGTGCAGTGCAACAACAGTCTACCAAGAGATGACCTGGAAGGACACCTCACCCATGTGATCTCCTGTTTTCTCAGTAGTTGGGCGGCTGGTAACCGTCGTCTCCTGGCATCTGGGAGCTCGGGTTGAAGGGAGGCTGCTGGCGCAAGTCGGTTGCATTGCTGGGATAGGTGGTGTAAGTGGTAGGGGTGTAGGTAGTGGGATTGTAGGAAGTTGGGGCATAGGTCGGAGGGTAAGGCGTGTGATGATCCGGTGGCGGCTCCGTGTAGGTTGGGATGGAAACTTCATTAACGCCACGACGGAAACGACCCAGGGCATAGTAGGTCAGGATTCcctgcacaaataaaaatgtgatcatCAATACAGTGAGTGTAAAGTTTTCCAGTATTTCAATATGTCACTTTGTTACTACAAtagtggtgatgatgatgatgatctgaagaggaggaggaagaggaggaggagggatatCACCAGTTAATAACCAAAGCCTGCTGTGCCTGTCCTAATATTATTAGGATGTTTCCAAGCATACTGAACGCATTGTTTCTCATCCATATATTTCACTTGAAGCTTGCTAATGGAAGCTAATCTCTTACTATTACAGTCTGTATTTGAGTATTGCTACATTATTGTCACAATCAATGCAGGGTTGTTTTGAGAAGTCTTCTGAAGGGCATGTTCGACTAAAGGTGGGATTCTCCGACTTGTAACAACTGAGATATTGTGCCAGCTAAGCTTGTGAAAACTGTTTCTTCTGCTAATCAGTGTAAAAAGGCCTTTAAAGATTTGCAAAATGTTACTTGAAATGATATGGTGCAGATGCACTGACATGCATTGATATTTTTCTTAGTTGTATACATGCGTATATGAAAGATTTTGATGCACAGTGGTGTCTCGTAATGTCCTGGTTTGGTCAGAAATGATCACAGAAATAAGTTGCTGACTTAACTCTGTGTCAACTGAAAAACACTTTGCTGTGAGTCAAGCTTTTAAATCTGgaagacaaaaataagaaaatgttttgtttttacttagcTATTACTGGAACAAAGATAGATGAAAAGCCTAAAGCATATCGACTTTTTAAAACTATTATAGTTTAGAGCAATAAGAGTTTCCTGTTCAGTAGCAAATAAGTAACATTCAAGGGTCAAGTGTCAGTTTCCCATCAGCACCTGAAGGCAACATGGAGAACTTTGGACTGAAACTTCAGCTGTTAATCAGCAAACATTtgacaattaaaaacaatacagtTCTCAGTCTATATCTCAAGCAGGCGTTAATTGTGTGGGGACTCCACTATTATGTGTGTGCAGTAAATATGCAGGTACAGCTGGTGGCTGCTTAGCTTCCACCAATATTTTAAAGCTTGTACATCTTCTTTATGTAATGCGTTGTGGACTGCAGAAAATCACAACACTCTGTCAAGGAATAGTTGGCAATGTATGTGACCAGTTTACAGTGAAAAGAAGACAACAGCAGCCCTTCTCACCCAAGTAGCAATGGAGAAGAATGAGAAGGCCACAGTAGCACGTGCAGCATCCTCAGGGATAGAGCTGATATCGTGAGTGCGAGCCCACTGACTGGCCaacaggcagaaacacacaaaccacaggaAGGTCCACACCcctagaaaacacaaaaggcaCAAACGATGTTTTTTTCTCCGCACATGAAAAGATAACAGAAATTTTCAGCTGAAAAGCCCTGATATGAACAGATCattcatatgaaaaaaaatataaaaggacaaaaacatcTAAGAATAGAAAAGACTCCCGTCGCTATCTACTCAAACAATCACAAGCTGTTTTTTCTCGTTTCCTCGAAGAATGGGTGACTGTGAACTGTGTGGTCTCTAGCTGATGAATGTTTAATTTCATCAAAATCTGTGCGGTCATCCTCCCCCTACCACCCTGCTGCTCACTCATCGTCCACTGTGTGCAACAATGAATACACGTTGTGTTCGCTCAGGAGAACAGGCAGTGGTCTGTGCCATAGGACACCACACTAAGAGGCTTTCTGTATGAAGAGGGTCACATTTAAATGGGAAACATGATGCTGAAAATGGAGGACTCAGACGGACAGATAACCACTTGCAGGGTTAACGCAGTTAATGCTACAGTGAAAATATTAGTTTGTAGTGTTTTCATCCTATCCCAGCCTCCGTCTGTGTCATAAAGGGCACTAGGTGAGCAGTATGGAGTGGATTTTTCTCTATTAGCAACACATTCCACACTGCAGTCATTTGATCCATATTTAATAGAGAAAATATTGATGAGTGCAGTTCTAAAGCTCCTTCTCACCTGAAAATCCAAGGTCTGCCATGACAGCATACTTTCTTTCCTGTGCATTGCTCATAAAAGGCAAGTAAGCATCCAGCACCAGGAAGGCTACGCAGGCCAGGAAGGCAATCACCCCAATGCCAACAGCGTAATGACATGCAGAATCATTCTGGTTGAAGACGCACTTTGCCTCGGCACTGTGTGCAGTGTTGACGTATCCCTCTGTTGTGATGCAAGCGAACACCACCATGGAAAATATCTGGATTGAAGCAGAGAAGGTGGGGATTAGGGAAAGTGAACGAGAATTTATTACAATGATCCATACAGAAGTAACAACTTCACCTTTTATACTTTACGTCAATGCCAATCATTTTCAAAAGTAAAGCTAAACATTTTGGCATTGATTTCTAATCTTTCAGCCACTGGCTTGAGTATGAAAATCTATTAGAAGCAACTTAAAACATCAAAACCAGTTTGCCTTATGACTATTCAGCTAAGACCAGGGATCTTTTAGGGAATTATTTCTTGGTGGTACATTCAAAGACACCTGGACATCTCATATTTGGTTCTGCCTCCAagaaacactgtaatcagcagcTCTGCTAGCTTCACTAAAGCAGCcgcagaagaaaataaataactgtggaCCTCATGAAAAAAAAGGATGTGAATTTATTAAACTGCTAATTCACTCGTACTGTAGGTTTTATCAGCACACCAAGAGATCCAAATAGTCCCTGCTTGAAAATGCATTACCACATGAGAAATTTTGAAAATATCTTCATGTTTTTAGTAACTTAAATTATGTGAGATAAAATTTCAGGAAATCACAAGAACATGCATCCACTTCTACTTTACACGAAACATAGCAGCATTATTACATCACAACCAGTGTCTCTTCTTTTTGCTGACTCTTGGGGGAAACATCCCCTCCCCCTCTTGGGTTCATCATTTTCTCAAGTGCTAACTGCTGCCGTGTTATTCTGACCATCCCCTGGTCTCATACTGTCTGCTCTGATTACCCACCTAACCATGTGACCGATTTGTCAGTGCAGCTGCCTGCCATGTGACTCCAGAGATTCATCCAGTTCCTCTAACTACTAAGATACTAAGATACTATGATcagtggagggggggggggcatagAGACTGTCTAACAGGAGAGAAACCACAAACCTTAATCAGACAAAAGGTAAAGAAAGACACAGATATGGGGAAGTGCAAATGGGGAGTTCCACAACACAAATGTGAGACAGGGACTCTTACAAGACCATTTCTGTGGAAAATGGACAGATGTAAACTGTGTGTTAGTGTTGTGTTGAGTAACACATCtaaaaaaatgccaaaatgtcccatatttacatgtgtttttatgttggtAAGCTCTGTCAGTTGTCAGTAAACAGAAGAAATAATGTCGACATCCTCCTTTTGATGACTTGTATTTACACATACACTAAAACACTATTAGAAGTACACTGGAAATACACTGTCTCAATGCAGTATTTACCAGTCAAGCCAGACTCAACACGTTTAATGACCAAGTGTTATTATGGCTGGACTTTTCCCTTGTTCTAGGGGCAGTTGCAGTGCATTATGGGACCTGTAGGTCTGAGCCATAGGTGCTAGCTCACTGAAGTAAGAAACATGGCAGTTTGAATTTGAGATGAGCTGAGCACAGCTGCACCAAgctgcgtgtatgtgtgtgtgtgagtgaatgacgGTGGTCAGTACCCTCACCAAGAGTAAAATCCAGAGTCACTGGGGGAGAGGTATCACCTTACCTGCCTGTCAGCGTCTGTTTaccagtgacacacacacacacacacacacacacacacacacacacacacacacacacacacacacacagtttcccgaacacatgcagacaaacaacaGTTGAGTCGACCAAGGGCACATTGTGTCCTCGTCTACTTGTCTGCATGTGGCACCATCCATGTTAAGATGTGTGTTGTCATCAAACAAGTGGCTCTGGTTTATCCGAGATATGaatcaaatacacacaaatgtgtgtacTACCATTTCACCTGAGAGATGGCCACGAACAGATAAGACACTCCAAAGCCactacatgtctgtgtgtgacaccGACATGCAGGGTTAAACAACAGTGTGTTAGAGTATATAACCTCCTCTGGGTCAGATTCATTTCAGCATTTTCCATGTCGGTGGCCtaaccacaaaaacaaatatgtgccATAACATTTTGCCTAGCAACAGGTGACCTGTGGTGTGCCACAACTTCCCAGAACTTTCCCTGGTACATGAATTCCCCTCTCAATGCAAGACGTCATAAAAACAACTAATGCAGCTTCTTCTACTCATTTCagaaacattacattacagaaAACAAGTGAGTCGCTTATCTCTACTGCAGGTACAGTGTTGAGACTGTAACAGATACGATCCAGTCTGTATTTAGTTGGGATTTTGCCTACATGAGTGAGGATCTCAGCGGCTTCTTGTCCTGTGACAGCACCAGTGTTGACCTGTGCTGTCACACACCAGCTGCGTGCAGCTCGACGCACGGCGCAGACGCTGCACACAGTAGCTTGTTGTTCTGGGCAAAACACACGCAAACGAACCATCTGCCCCCTCACACAGTTAACGCGCTCCAAGCCAAGCGCACCTGATCTTGGGTGGTGCTGAATATCACATCAGTCTCGTCTAAACCTCTGATacacacaaagtcacaaagTCCACGGTCCACTTACCCAGCTGAGTACGCGCACGATGGTTTGCGGCTGTCGGACAAACTTGTAGAAGTCGAAGCCTCCTCCTGCCAGCGAAGCCCCGTACGCAGTCGCACCGCCCGTCTCCTCCATGTCGCTCCCAATCAGCCGATCCCCCGGAGCTCACCGTGTGCTCTTAACCGCCCGAACGGGACTTTCTACCTGCTGAACTACACGAAAACTAAACGCTGCTGTCACCGCCCGCCGCGCTGCTCCGCAGGAGGGGCAATGGACGAGCTGCGCACCAGTTGCTGCGCGTCAGGGGGCGGAGTTCAACCCAAATAATGTGACTGTTATTAGTTCCTCctcaagtttttctttttttcttttttttgcaagATAATTCGCATATTCATACTCAGAAGACAGAAGACGATGAGCAGATGTTTATTTCACCccaacagtttgttttcaagAGCAAACAGTTTGAAGTCTCAGGGTTAGTCAGCTGGTTCCTCCCCTTAAGTCTTCTTCTGCTTCACAATCCCGGGCCATTCCTCTAGAGAGGCTTCAGAGGCCTGAGGAGAGGGTGCAGACAGGAGAGTTTGGCTACCTGCTGAAGTGACTGACTTAATTCTGCTTGATTCATCTGATCTTACCTGATCAAACTCATCCTCTCTGGGTGTCTTCATCTCATCAGCATCCTCACTGTACCCTGACAAATCCTACAAGAAGAGACAGCAGGAGAGTTCTTCATGatggaaataaaacagcatgtgAACATGAAAACTGATCTTGCCAAAGTGAATGACTGTGTGACATGAACGACACTTGGATGATGGagatacaaacacactgactaACCAGCTCGTCCTCGTATGCAGCAGCCATTCTCACCATCTCCAGGCCCGtcctgagaggaggaaagagccACATGTCACATACACAGCTGTCTGGGTACAGGTCACCTATCGAGTTTGCAGTTGTAAACATTCAGTTAAATAAACATTCACTTAAATAAtatatagtttttcattttctaaatttctatattttttatatttttccttcCATATTTACGTTTAACTGCTCACTTCAacagtgctgcagaaaaatgAGATAGCAGTACTGGAGCTCGTTTTGTgtaaacattttagaaaatagtGAAAGAGTTTGCATCCCCTTCTGAAATGCAACACAACATTGGAACATTTGTTCTTGCTGGATGTGCATTAAATattatgttgatttttaaaaatccattgttttcattttttgccaTTTGGGGATGCAAACGTTTTCACTCAGCTGTGTTTTCGACTgccatttttctttgtctttcattcTGCCATctaacatttttttccctttaaagCCAGCTGGTGGGTTTACTGCAAACATGTAACTGCTTGAATGTGGGAGATGTGATCATCATTTTTCAAGGTGTCAGAACTGAACAGAGAAAATGACTCACACAGACGTGTCTCCATATTGTTTGTTCCCTGAAAGAATAGAAAACCATGTTACCTCTCACTagaaaatgaggaggaggaggtaggAGCTGGAAAAATGTGAACTTACTGAACAACACTCCAGCACAGCAACAAGCAGAGACAAGGAGAATCACGAGGGTGAAACATCCAAACACAAATCCCACCAATAAGTCAGGAAGACGGTTCAGAACTGGGGGAGcaggaagatgaggaagaggagatgaaaCCTTCTATGACCTATCACAGATGTATTAGTTAACCGAACAGTGGATCAGCTGGCACCTTCTTTATCCAAATAGTGCTTCCTGCTGCTAATGGCGGTCGTGTTGGCGATGTCTGACACCTTACAGTGGTATGTCCCTGCACTTCTCCTGTCTACAGACAGCCGGAGCATGGACTGTTCTGGAGACTGGTGGACCACATAGTAGAAGTTTCCTCTGCCATCTAGAAGGGTGTCATTGAGGAACCACTGGTACTCTGGATGAGTGCCTGTCTCCACCTTGCAGTACAACCTCAGGCCAACCACAGAATAGGCTTCTCCAGTTTCAGTCTCATAATGTATTGTCACACGCCCACCAACTCGGACTGTATGAAGAAATGATGCATTGCATATAGACATTGTGGACAAACGAACAGATATTACAAAAATaagtgttggtgtgttgtttcAGTAGTGGACATACCAACTGCTAAAGCCATCTGCAAACTCTGTGTGATCCGGTCTGTATTGTTTGCTCTGCACTGGAG
This genomic window from Mastacembelus armatus chromosome 1, fMasArm1.2, whole genome shotgun sequence contains:
- the syngr2b gene encoding synaptogyrin-2b, which codes for MEETGGATAYGASLAGGGFDFYKFVRQPQTIVRVLSWIFSMVVFACITTEGYVNTAHSAEAKCVFNQNDSACHYAVGIGVIAFLACVAFLVLDAYLPFMSNAQERKYAVMADLGFSGVWTFLWFVCFCLLASQWARTHDISSIPEDAARATVAFSFFSIATWGILTYYALGRFRRGVNEVSIPTYTEPPPDHHTPYPPTYAPTSYNPTTYTPTTYTTYPSNATDLRQQPPFNPSSQMPGDDGYQPPNY